The following are encoded in a window of candidate division WOR-3 bacterium genomic DNA:
- a CDS encoding glycosyltransferase, translated as MRKSLLRIAVVHPLFGWGGTESVCSWVLQALQDDYNVTLLTFDKEVTLERLNKFYGTSIDPEKVEIMRLKVPKTLGTNMSHLALLRQHYMMRVCKNLKDNFDIFFSTYNEMDFGKRGIQYVHFPFFVGYDYSRLKEETYSKIWYHRPNPVRKIYEIIGHKISDFDINKVLKNLSLVNSMWTAQIFESAYKVKPRVLCPPVFVPASEVKKYSLPVEDREMGFVAVGRIEPTKRYLEVIEIIKKVRESGINVHLHIVGKPGNERYFKEVVALSEVNTDWLFVETDLNREQLTQLLGSHRYGIHGKVNEHFGIAIAEMIKLGVLPFVHNSGGQVEIVDIEELRYNDVDDAVKKIIHVLKNPELEKDLRVSVSQRAETFSEVNFVNEVRKIVNDF; from the coding sequence GTGAGGAAATCGCTTCTTAGGATCGCAGTTGTTCATCCTCTTTTTGGCTGGGGTGGAACAGAATCTGTATGTTCCTGGGTTTTGCAGGCCTTACAGGATGATTACAATGTAACTCTTTTGACTTTTGACAAAGAAGTAACCTTAGAGCGTTTGAATAAATTTTATGGTACTTCGATAGATCCCGAAAAGGTTGAAATTATGCGCCTTAAAGTACCTAAGACCTTGGGTACGAATATGTCCCATTTAGCCTTGCTCAGACAGCACTATATGATGAGGGTTTGCAAAAATTTAAAGGACAATTTTGACATCTTCTTCAGCACCTATAATGAAATGGATTTTGGGAAGCGCGGTATTCAGTATGTTCATTTTCCTTTTTTCGTTGGCTACGATTATTCCAGATTGAAAGAGGAAACTTACTCAAAAATCTGGTATCATAGGCCCAATCCTGTGAGAAAAATTTATGAAATTATTGGTCATAAAATAAGCGATTTTGATATAAATAAGGTTTTGAAGAATTTGTCTCTCGTCAATTCTATGTGGACAGCACAGATTTTTGAATCGGCCTATAAGGTCAAACCGAGGGTTCTTTGCCCACCCGTTTTTGTCCCTGCTTCCGAGGTTAAGAAGTATTCCTTGCCCGTTGAAGATCGCGAAATGGGGTTTGTTGCTGTTGGTAGGATTGAACCGACCAAAAGGTATTTAGAGGTCATTGAAATTATAAAGAAGGTGAGGGAGAGTGGGATTAATGTACACCTTCACATCGTAGGGAAACCGGGGAATGAAAGGTATTTCAAAGAGGTGGTTGCCCTTTCCGAGGTAAACACCGACTGGTTATTTGTTGAAACAGATCTGAACAGGGAGCAGCTAACCCAGTTACTTGGTTCCCATAGGTATGGGATCCATGGCAAAGTTAATGAACACTTTGGTATCGCAATAGCGGAAATGATTAAACTCGGAGTCTTGCCTTTTGTTCATAATAGTGGCGGGCAGGTTGAAATTGTGGATATTGAAGAACTTCGCTATAATGATGTAGATGATGCTGTTAAAAAAATTATTCACGTTTTGAAAAATCCAGAGTTGGAGAAGGATTTGAGGGTTAGTGTGTCGCAAAGGGCAGAAACTTTCTCAGAAGTTAATTTTGTTAACGAAGTTAGAAAGATAGTAAATGATTTTTAA
- a CDS encoding O-antigen ligase family protein codes for MKSLTSKYFDLDEFKKLLIVFVTFFVLSLVAAWIGDLKFGLKLALLAFFIIAALTAADRPKWVFLLYLPSIPLSSAVILFTPFFKRFSGFFVEVPNVYALYNSLARPDGIYIYTILEAILLFILTYQIAMKQSLRYKSALLFILFFVTSSFFSIFSALNVTRTFFQNIHLLFSLVMFYFSLQLWNDQKYEDWVIFVLIILILLTVVDVISLKAIKMLLAGKWIIREVGRFNTPNPPAHLAGMGVIFSLYLAFKRRFPSNILYFGFAGILLVVILCTGSRNGLISTMIASFLFLFFATKSRENYNWILVTITGFVFLVVFYKLGRLVFQLRLNPKLLLYDTSILSRFLLWKNSLRYFIAHPFSPVGTGNFFYFYGSLGLPFAHNFLINLLIESGLVPFLMALWAYFLGIKKIVGKIVEFFKLSEVRKEELVAVAFILYMMLLFSVDQFLYDGSLWRFMLVFLSFSISKLWRER; via the coding sequence ATGAAAAGCTTAACCAGTAAATACTTTGATTTAGATGAGTTCAAGAAGTTACTGATTGTTTTTGTTACTTTCTTTGTTTTATCACTTGTTGCCGCATGGATTGGTGATTTGAAGTTTGGCCTTAAGTTGGCCTTGTTAGCCTTTTTCATCATTGCTGCCCTAACTGCTGCAGACAGGCCGAAATGGGTATTTTTATTGTATCTTCCATCCATCCCGCTGAGTTCGGCAGTAATTCTGTTTACTCCTTTCTTTAAAAGGTTTTCAGGGTTTTTTGTTGAAGTGCCCAATGTTTATGCCCTCTACAACTCTTTAGCCAGACCCGACGGTATATATATCTATACGATTTTGGAGGCCATATTGCTCTTTATCCTTACCTATCAAATTGCAATGAAACAGTCCTTAAGATATAAAAGCGCCCTCCTTTTCATACTCTTTTTTGTCACTTCGAGCTTCTTTAGTATCTTCAGTGCGCTAAATGTGACAAGGACGTTCTTTCAGAATATTCACCTTCTTTTCTCTTTAGTGATGTTTTACTTCTCCCTTCAACTCTGGAATGATCAAAAATACGAAGATTGGGTGATTTTTGTCCTCATTATTCTAATCCTTCTAACAGTGGTTGATGTCATCAGTTTAAAAGCAATAAAGATGCTATTAGCAGGTAAATGGATTATTAGAGAGGTTGGAAGGTTTAATACTCCCAATCCACCTGCCCATCTTGCTGGAATGGGGGTAATTTTTTCTCTCTACTTAGCCTTTAAAAGGCGATTTCCTTCAAATATTCTGTATTTTGGGTTTGCGGGTATTCTCCTCGTTGTGATTTTATGCACCGGTTCAAGGAATGGCCTGATTTCCACAATGATAGCTTCTTTTCTATTTCTTTTCTTTGCAACGAAAAGCAGAGAGAATTACAATTGGATTTTGGTAACGATTACAGGATTTGTTTTTTTGGTAGTTTTTTACAAACTCGGACGCTTGGTGTTTCAACTCAGGTTGAACCCTAAGTTACTTTTATATGATACCTCTATACTATCAAGGTTTTTGCTTTGGAAAAACTCTCTCCGCTACTTTATTGCTCATCCTTTTTCTCCCGTGGGTACAGGGAACTTCTTTTATTTTTATGGTTCTCTCGGCCTGCCTTTCGCCCACAATTTTCTTATAAACCTATTGATCGAGTCGGGACTTGTTCCCTTTCTAATGGCTTTATGGGCTTATTTTCTTGGGATTAAAAAAATAGTTGGAAAAATCGTAGAGTTTTTTAAGCTTTCCGAGGTTAGAAAAGAAGAGCTTGTTGCGGTGGCTTTTATTTTGTATATGATGCTGTTATTTTCAGTTGATCAATTCTTATATGATGGAAGTTTATGGAGGTTTATGCTGGTTTTCCTTTCCTTTTCGATATCAAAGCTATGGAGAGAAAGGTGA
- a CDS encoding glycosyltransferase family 2 protein, whose amino-acid sequence MNYSAVIPTFKRGKDLKRCVVNLLSQTLKPSEIIISGVEGDAETYEAFKSLKEMYPDENIRLVVTSVRGISAGRNNGLLNAKEDLVLMVDDDVELPPNFAEKGFDKLSHYGALIVTGLEEGLKKPPKMQNFIRKLFFFDYYDKNKQILLPSGAKVMAYCPSSDIKAEYLGSHVWLMKREVINHIRFDETMVTYSHREDQDFSYSVYKKFGPKLILSPDLKFKHLHAPGGRLGQGRMSHIIVYNLMLNFRKHFFNKKGAKIIFEWSLLGLILQSLHQAIKKRNVTIFIETFNAVVNVINNWNLIKHYKFSRLYEKLNQ is encoded by the coding sequence ATGAACTATTCAGCAGTTATTCCAACCTTTAAGAGGGGAAAGGATCTAAAACGCTGTGTGGTAAATCTCCTCAGTCAGACCTTGAAGCCATCCGAGATAATAATTTCCGGTGTTGAAGGAGACGCTGAAACATACGAAGCATTTAAAAGTCTTAAGGAAATGTACCCTGATGAGAATATAAGGCTTGTAGTGACGAGTGTCCGAGGTATTTCTGCTGGGAGAAATAACGGCCTTTTAAACGCAAAGGAAGATTTGGTTCTTATGGTTGATGATGACGTTGAATTACCCCCCAATTTTGCGGAAAAGGGATTTGATAAGTTATCACATTACGGTGCTTTAATAGTTACAGGGTTGGAAGAAGGTTTAAAGAAACCTCCTAAGATGCAGAATTTTATCAGGAAGTTATTCTTTTTCGACTACTATGATAAAAATAAGCAGATTTTATTGCCTTCTGGTGCGAAGGTAATGGCTTATTGCCCTTCTTCTGATATAAAAGCTGAATACCTGGGCTCTCACGTTTGGCTTATGAAAAGAGAGGTTATAAACCACATTAGATTTGATGAGACTATGGTTACCTATTCTCATCGCGAAGATCAAGACTTTTCTTATTCAGTCTATAAGAAGTTCGGTCCAAAGCTCATTCTTTCCCCAGATTTAAAGTTCAAACATTTGCATGCACCGGGAGGGAGATTAGGACAGGGAAGAATGTCCCATATCATTGTTTATAATCTTATGCTGAACTTCAGAAAGCACTTTTTCAACAAAAAAGGGGCCAAAATAATCTTTGAGTGGTCTCTTTTAGGATTGATATTACAAAGTTTGCACCAGGCAATTAAAAAGAGAAATGTCACAATTTTCATAGAAACTTTTAACGCTGTGGTTAATGTTATAAACAATTGGAATTTAATCAAACACTATAAATTCTCAAGGCTCTATGAAAAGCTTAACCAGTAA
- a CDS encoding exopolysaccharide biosynthesis polyprenyl glycosylphosphotransferase — MLGKRVLKDAIRFLALISADLLSFYLSVYLSFLTRAFLGMVLENFLTTFRQNLKLYTFFWGLPFLFILVLAFDGLYTERRYFWDEYKAFLKSLVIYFFLLFTILSLTHGITRFSRGVLAFVPLFLIFFFPLFRYLVNLMLYHLKIREKCQFVGDEKSFEKFKKAVLSDRYAGFELGEPAIYVFVATSINDFEQKLRELQQIYRYVYIFDDAGRYLVSEFQPVFPIGKGITMFELQNKLLDPKRMALKRAIELMLAIVLLPLLLPLIFFIGVAIILDSKGPIFYSQERIGKGGKPFKCLKFRTMYRDADSRLKEILDKDEKAREEWQKYFKLKNDPRVTKVGKFLRKTSLDELPQIFNVLKGEMSFVGPRPVLRRELEEYYKEFSRYYYEVRPGITGLWQISGRNELDYEQRVRLDVWYVLNWSLWLDFVIFVKTIKVVLSGKGAY, encoded by the coding sequence ATGCTCGGTAAAAGGGTTTTAAAAGACGCGATAAGGTTTTTAGCCCTTATTTCAGCGGATCTCTTAAGCTTTTACCTATCTGTTTATCTTTCTTTTCTTACCCGTGCCTTTCTGGGGATGGTTCTTGAAAATTTTCTAACTACTTTCAGACAGAATCTTAAACTTTATACCTTTTTCTGGGGTTTGCCGTTCCTGTTCATCCTTGTATTGGCCTTTGACGGGCTTTATACCGAGCGTAGATATTTCTGGGACGAATATAAGGCTTTTCTAAAATCCTTAGTGATATACTTCTTTTTGCTTTTTACCATCCTTAGCCTTACTCATGGTATTACAAGATTTTCAAGAGGAGTCCTTGCTTTTGTCCCCCTGTTCCTTATTTTCTTTTTCCCTTTATTCAGATACTTGGTGAATTTAATGCTCTACCACTTAAAAATCAGGGAAAAATGTCAGTTTGTTGGGGATGAAAAGAGCTTCGAGAAATTTAAAAAGGCTGTACTTTCAGATAGGTATGCAGGGTTTGAATTAGGAGAGCCGGCAATATACGTATTCGTTGCAACCTCCATAAACGATTTTGAGCAAAAATTAAGGGAATTGCAGCAGATCTACCGATACGTATATATTTTCGATGATGCTGGGCGATACTTAGTTTCGGAGTTCCAGCCAGTGTTTCCCATTGGGAAGGGCATTACAATGTTCGAATTGCAAAACAAGTTGCTTGATCCTAAAAGAATGGCCTTAAAAAGAGCTATTGAGCTTATGCTTGCGATTGTGCTTCTACCCCTGTTACTTCCTCTTATATTTTTTATTGGTGTTGCAATAATTCTCGATTCGAAGGGGCCAATCTTCTATTCGCAGGAAAGAATTGGTAAAGGTGGAAAGCCTTTCAAGTGTCTAAAATTCAGAACAATGTACAGAGATGCTGATTCAAGACTGAAGGAAATTTTGGATAAGGATGAAAAGGCGAGGGAAGAGTGGCAAAAATATTTCAAATTAAAAAACGATCCCAGGGTTACAAAAGTAGGAAAGTTTTTAAGAAAAACCTCCCTTGATGAATTACCCCAAATTTTTAATGTTCTAAAAGGGGAAATGAGTTTTGTGGGCCCACGTCCCGTGCTCCGCAGAGAATTAGAGGAATATTATAAGGAGTTCTCGCGTTACTACTATGAAGTTCGCCCAGGTATAACGGGACTCTGGCAGATATCCGGGAGAAATGAATTGGATTACGAGCAACGGGTTAGGCTGGATGTCTGGTATGTCCTAAACTGGTCCTTGTGGCTCGACTTTGTGATATTTGTGAAGACAATCAAAGTTGTTTTGAGTGGAAAGGGCGCTTATTAA
- the hutU gene encoding urocanate hydratase, whose translation MSTRVIRAPRGNKLTCKSWLTEAAMRMLMNNLDPEVAKDPANLIVYGGTGKAARNWECFDAIVETLKNLENDETLLVQSGKPVAVFKTHEWAPRVLIANSNLVPKWATWEYFRELEERGLIMYGQMTAGSWIYIGTQGILQGTYETFYAAAKKHFGGSLKGKVILTAGLGEMGGAQPLAATMNDGIMLAVEVNPWAIERRLKMGYLDTWTDNLDKALFMIEEAKREGKPLSIGLLGNAAEVHPELVKRGFIPDLLTDQVAAHDPLNGYIPKGLTVEEAAELRKKDPQDYLKRVGESAAIHVEAMLEMQKQGAITFEYGNNLRRLAYDNGVKDAFNIQGYVPAFIRDLFSEGKGPFRWVALSGNPEDIYKTDEKVLELFPHDEHLRKWIKMAREKVHFQGLPARICWLGQGERMEFGLAINEMVRKGELEAPIVIGRDHHDTGSVASPYRETEAMLDGSDAIADWPILNALLNASSGATWVSFHHGGGVGIGYSLHAGMVIVADGTELTQKKLERVLTNDVGIGVVRHADAGYKIAIETAKKHGLKMPMLK comes from the coding sequence ATGTCCACAAGGGTCATTAGGGCTCCGAGGGGAAACAAGTTAACCTGTAAAAGCTGGCTCACAGAAGCGGCAATGAGAATGTTGATGAACAATCTTGACCCGGAGGTTGCGAAGGATCCCGCTAATTTAATTGTGTACGGAGGTACAGGAAAGGCAGCAAGAAACTGGGAGTGCTTTGATGCCATAGTTGAGACCCTTAAAAACCTGGAAAATGACGAAACTTTGCTCGTTCAATCAGGAAAGCCTGTGGCAGTTTTTAAAACCCACGAGTGGGCTCCAAGGGTCTTGATTGCCAATTCAAATCTCGTCCCCAAGTGGGCTACCTGGGAATACTTTAGAGAACTGGAAGAACGTGGCCTTATAATGTACGGCCAAATGACGGCGGGAAGTTGGATTTACATAGGAACTCAGGGGATTCTCCAGGGCACTTACGAGACCTTTTACGCAGCAGCCAAGAAACATTTTGGCGGTTCCCTTAAAGGGAAGGTAATCCTTACCGCAGGGCTCGGTGAAATGGGGGGCGCTCAACCACTTGCTGCGACAATGAACGATGGGATCATGCTCGCTGTTGAGGTCAATCCATGGGCGATTGAAAGAAGGCTGAAGATGGGGTATCTTGACACCTGGACTGATAACCTCGACAAGGCTCTTTTTATGATTGAAGAAGCGAAAAGAGAAGGTAAGCCTCTTTCCATAGGACTCCTTGGGAACGCAGCAGAGGTTCACCCCGAGTTAGTAAAGAGAGGATTTATTCCCGACCTTTTAACGGACCAAGTTGCCGCTCACGATCCATTAAATGGGTACATTCCCAAAGGACTTACTGTGGAAGAGGCTGCAGAATTGAGGAAAAAGGATCCACAGGATTACTTGAAGAGAGTGGGTGAATCAGCAGCCATTCACGTCGAAGCGATGTTAGAGATGCAGAAACAAGGTGCCATAACCTTTGAGTACGGTAATAACCTCAGAAGACTCGCCTATGACAATGGAGTAAAGGATGCCTTCAATATCCAGGGCTACGTTCCTGCTTTCATAAGGGATCTCTTCTCTGAGGGTAAAGGTCCCTTCCGGTGGGTTGCCCTTTCAGGGAATCCAGAAGATATCTATAAAACCGATGAAAAGGTTTTAGAGCTCTTTCCCCATGATGAACATCTAAGAAAGTGGATTAAGATGGCAAGGGAAAAGGTACATTTCCAGGGATTACCTGCAAGGATATGCTGGTTGGGACAGGGTGAGAGGATGGAATTTGGACTTGCAATTAACGAAATGGTGAGAAAGGGCGAGCTTGAGGCACCAATAGTTATTGGAAGGGATCATCACGATACAGGTTCCGTAGCCTCACCCTATAGAGAGACTGAAGCTATGCTGGACGGATCCGATGCAATAGCGGATTGGCCTATCCTTAACGCCCTTTTAAATGCATCTTCTGGAGCCACCTGGGTGTCTTTCCATCATGGAGGCGGTGTGGGAATAGGGTATTCTTTACATGCAGGAATGGTTATTGTTGCTGATGGTACCGAGTTAACCCAGAAGAAACTCGAGCGAGTCCTTACCAATGATGTCGGTATTGGTGTGGTTAGACACGCTGATGCTGGATATAAGATTGCAATAGAAACGGCAAAGAAGCACGGCCTCAAAATGCCTATGTTGAAGTAA